The proteins below are encoded in one region of Sminthopsis crassicaudata isolate SCR6 chromosome 1, ASM4859323v1, whole genome shotgun sequence:
- the PLD6 gene encoding mitochondrial cardiolipin hydrolase codes for MWRLRWQTLGLAAVSVGLALETLGFLVGWLRQQRRRRRRPPRREVLFFPSQVTCTEALLQAQRQGGPPGTTPAPAAAGPDVRRSPGAVAGAAGSAAATTSPAAPASPAASCLCPLPHGESSLSRLLQYVLSARSSLELCLFAFSNPQLGRAVHLLHQQGVRIRVVTDCDYMALNGSQIGRLRKAGIQVRHDQGAGYMHHKFAIVDKKMLITGSLNWTTQAIQNNRENVLIVEDEEYVRLFLEEFERIWEEFNPVNYTFFPQRK; via the exons ATGTGGCGGTTGCGCTGGCAGACGTTAGGCCTCGCGGCTGTGAGTGTCGGCTTGGCTTTGGAGACTCTGGGTTTCCTAGTCGGTTGGCTGAGGCAGCAACGGCGCCGGCGACGTCGGCCCCCGCGACGGGAGGTGCTGTTCTTCCCTTCTCAGGTGACGTGCACCGAGGCCCTGCTGCAGGCCCAGCGGCAGGGAGGCCCTCCGGGGACGACGCCGGCGCCCGCGGCCGCGGGGCCCGATGTTCGGAGGTCGCCCGGCGCGGTTGCGGGGGCGGCGGGCTCGGCCGCGGCCACGACCTCCCCGGCCGCCCCGGCCTCCCCGGCCGCAAGCTGCCTGTGCCCGCTCCCACACGGGGAGAGCTCCCTGAGCCGCCTCCTGCAGTACGTGCTGTCGGCCCGCAGCAGCCTCGAGCTCTGCCTGTTCGCCTTCTCCAACCCCCAGCTGGGCCGCGCCGTGCACCTGCTGCACCAGCAGGGCGTCCGCATCCGCGTGGTCACCGACTGCGACTACATGGCCCTCAACGGCTCCCAGATCGGCCGCCTCCGCAAGGCAG GTATCCAGGTACGCCATGATCAAGGTGCTGGCTACATGCATCATAAATTTGCTATAGTGGATAAGAAGATGCTTATTACTGGCTCTCTCAACTGGACCACACAAGCCATTCAGAACAATAGAGAGAATGTTTTGATTGTGGAGGATGAAGAGTATGTGAGACTTTTCTTGGAAGAATTTGAACGTATTTGGGAGGAGTTTAATCCTGTAAACTATACTTTTTTTCCTcagagaaagtga